In the genome of Pseudomonas sp. P5_109, one region contains:
- a CDS encoding TatD family hydrolase, producing the protein MQLIDIGVNLTNPSFADKHRAVLDRAYAAGVCQLVLTGTSVEGSEQALELCQQLDESTQRLFATAGIHPHCASDWNADSARRLRSLLNEPNVVAVGECGLDFNRDFSPRPQQEKVLEEHLAMAVELQLPVFLHERDASQRLLEILRDFRDRLPAAVVHCFTGEQKALFSYLDLDLHIGITGWICDERRGTHLHPLVKEIKRGRLMLESDAPYLLPRSLRPKPKNGRNEPAYLTEVLREVALHRGESQEDLAAHTTACARAFYGLPSIPQ; encoded by the coding sequence ATGCAACTCATCGATATCGGCGTCAACCTGACCAACCCCAGTTTTGCCGACAAACACCGGGCCGTACTCGACCGCGCCTACGCGGCCGGCGTATGCCAACTGGTGCTGACCGGCACCAGTGTCGAGGGCAGCGAACAGGCCCTTGAGCTGTGCCAGCAACTGGACGAAAGCACTCAGCGTCTGTTCGCCACCGCCGGTATTCACCCTCACTGCGCCAGTGACTGGAACGCCGACAGCGCCCGACGTTTGCGCAGCTTGCTCAACGAACCGAATGTGGTGGCCGTGGGCGAATGCGGGCTGGATTTCAACCGTGACTTCTCGCCGCGCCCGCAGCAGGAAAAGGTCCTCGAAGAACATCTGGCCATGGCCGTTGAATTGCAGTTGCCGGTTTTTCTGCACGAGCGCGACGCCAGCCAGCGTTTGCTGGAAATCCTGCGCGACTTCCGCGACCGGCTACCGGCCGCCGTTGTGCACTGTTTCACTGGGGAACAGAAGGCACTGTTCAGCTACCTCGACCTGGACTTGCACATCGGCATTACCGGCTGGATCTGCGACGAGCGCCGGGGCACGCATTTGCATCCACTGGTCAAGGAGATCAAGCGCGGACGCCTGATGCTCGAAAGCGATGCACCGTATCTGCTGCCGCGCAGCTTGCGCCCCAAGCCGAAAAACGGGCGAAACGAGCCGGCGTACCTGACCGAAGTATTGCGCGAAGTCGCGCTGCATCGCGGGGAAAGCCAGGAGGATCTGGCCGCACACACCACAGCGTGCGCACGGGCGTTCTACGGGTTGCCCTCCATTCCCCAGTAA
- a CDS encoding transglycosylase SLT domain-containing protein, which yields MIRPSVLLLLCCSLLLPMSAVARLPGPLQAVPASKVRDLGEIRSSRVLRVLVNQSRNSSGEVQGQAIGVEYHRLRAFEQYLNGHARDGQEITLKIIPKAKDQLLGALQRGEGDLVAPGELLDLQPGFAVSTSEPIASNIPLVLVGIKGERRYTRLEQLSGKTLALPAGSAAGDTVSQINQKLALHKLPPVTIEWVDPSLAVEDVLEMVQGGIFHLTIVEQPIAERWGKILPKLRFDKQVLISDPGEEFWFVRRDASMLRASIDRFLTGYKKPSDQDAAFLRIYRRLYQVHYPLAKADRQRLEKLRPVLQKHADAQGMDWLNLAALAFKESGLQPTARSGGAPTGLMQITPSAAQRVGVNNIQDVDGNVQAGAKYLAMIRRKFFASPKLNERERMAFVLAAYNIGPERVQGMRAEARRRGLNPNQWFFQVERVAMEQVGMGPVSYVNSVNKYYLAFDRERESLEPQGQKVVSRK from the coding sequence ATGATTCGTCCCTCGGTTTTGCTACTGCTGTGTTGTTCGCTGCTGCTGCCGATGTCGGCGGTCGCGCGTCTGCCCGGGCCGCTGCAAGCCGTACCGGCCAGCAAGGTGCGCGACCTTGGCGAAATTCGCAGCAGCCGTGTGCTGCGGGTGTTGGTCAACCAGAGCCGCAACAGCTCCGGCGAAGTCCAGGGGCAGGCGATCGGGGTCGAATACCATCGCCTGAGAGCATTCGAGCAATACCTCAATGGCCATGCCCGTGACGGTCAGGAAATCACCCTCAAGATCATTCCCAAGGCCAAGGATCAACTGCTCGGTGCGTTGCAGCGCGGGGAGGGCGATCTGGTGGCGCCAGGCGAGTTGCTCGATCTGCAACCGGGTTTCGCCGTCAGCACCAGTGAGCCGATTGCCAGCAACATCCCGTTGGTCCTGGTGGGCATCAAGGGCGAACGCCGCTACACCAGGCTTGAACAGCTTTCCGGCAAGACCCTGGCGTTACCCGCCGGCAGCGCCGCCGGGGATACCGTCAGCCAGATCAATCAAAAGCTTGCCCTGCACAAACTGCCACCGGTCACAATCGAATGGGTCGATCCGAGCCTTGCCGTCGAGGATGTACTGGAGATGGTGCAGGGCGGGATCTTCCACCTGACCATCGTCGAGCAGCCGATCGCCGAACGCTGGGGCAAGATCCTGCCCAAGCTGCGTTTCGACAAGCAGGTACTCATCAGTGATCCGGGCGAAGAGTTCTGGTTCGTGCGCCGTGATGCCTCGATGTTGCGGGCCAGCATTGACCGCTTTCTCACCGGTTACAAAAAACCATCGGATCAGGACGCCGCGTTCCTGCGCATCTATCGTCGCCTCTATCAAGTGCACTATCCACTGGCCAAGGCGGACCGCCAGCGTCTGGAAAAACTTCGCCCGGTGCTGCAGAAACACGCCGATGCCCAGGGCATGGACTGGCTGAACCTGGCGGCGCTGGCCTTCAAGGAGTCAGGCCTGCAGCCCACCGCCCGCAGTGGCGGTGCGCCGACCGGCCTGATGCAGATCACGCCTTCTGCGGCGCAGCGGGTGGGGGTCAACAATATTCAGGACGTCGACGGCAATGTGCAGGCCGGGGCCAAGTACCTGGCGATGATCCGGCGCAAGTTCTTTGCCAGCCCGAAACTCAACGAACGCGAACGCATGGCCTTCGTGCTGGCGGCCTACAACATCGGGCCGGAGCGGGTGCAGGGCATGCGCGCCGAAGCCCGGCGGCGAGGCTTGAACCCCAATCAGTGGTTCTTCCAGGTCGAGCGCGTTGCCATGGAGCAAGTGGGTATGGGGCCGGTCAGCTATGTTAACAGTGTGAACAAGTATTACCTGGCGTTCGACCGGGAGCGGGAGTCGTTGGAGCCTCAGGGACAAAAGGTTGTCTCCCGTAAATAA
- a CDS encoding CHAD domain-containing protein produces MIDRLVARVLGLEIRLLACQARLKARTDPEALHDLRTTMRRLRSLLRPLRGLPGVEQLEAAASRVGDLTTPLRDREVLAAYLLQHHQPLAAQQRMAQMAEAYPAVAASPELAQLLIVLDAFPRFLRAAQRQGLLKGLRKRIEKRLGKQWEKLDEALHDPTHDRHRLRLLIKRVRYGIDAYPELDRLPKAAMPRLKSAQGALGDWHDCVQWLAMAEREADLRPCVAVWEATMAEAESRADRVLEKLSKACFKS; encoded by the coding sequence ATGATCGATCGGTTGGTGGCTCGTGTTCTGGGCCTGGAGATTCGTCTGCTGGCCTGTCAGGCCCGCTTGAAAGCGCGTACAGACCCTGAGGCGTTACACGATCTGCGCACCACCATGCGTCGGTTGCGCAGCCTGTTGCGACCTTTGCGCGGATTGCCCGGCGTCGAGCAACTGGAAGCGGCCGCCTCGCGGGTGGGCGATCTGACCACGCCATTACGTGATCGCGAAGTGCTGGCGGCGTACCTGCTCCAGCACCATCAACCCCTGGCCGCACAGCAGCGCATGGCGCAGATGGCCGAGGCCTACCCGGCCGTGGCGGCCAGCCCTGAACTTGCGCAGTTGCTGATCGTTCTCGATGCATTTCCGCGTTTTCTGCGCGCCGCCCAACGCCAGGGATTGCTCAAGGGCTTGCGCAAGCGCATCGAAAAGCGTCTGGGCAAACAATGGGAAAAACTCGACGAGGCACTGCACGACCCGACCCACGACCGTCATCGGCTGCGCCTGCTGATCAAGCGCGTGCGCTATGGCATCGATGCTTACCCTGAACTGGATCGTTTGCCGAAAGCGGCCATGCCCCGGTTGAAATCGGCCCAGGGTGCGCTTGGCGACTGGCACGATTGCGTGCAATGGCTGGCCATGGCTGAACGGGAAGCGGATTTACGGCCCTGTGTTGCCGTGTGGGAAGCCACCATGGCCGAGGCTGAAAGCCGTGCGGACCGGGTACTGGAAAAACTCAGCAAGGCCTGCTTCAAATCCTGA
- a CDS encoding methyl-accepting chemotaxis protein, with the protein MGAWLSNISLKYKFWAVNAVAFVTTLLLVLYAVHLEQQARVHASQASSQAQARLLVDWPAGQPLPKADNLLTFDRGQAPSLNGQPMLELVDANGWVEINAMPLFGDNPLMGAEVFTRAGGQQVAVIAHGPSLSQVFNERLANYAVAVLILMLAMLGASQLLIRFLLSQLNTLKDVMLHVEKTGDLSARVPLACTDEVGQMANAFNAMQAGYQRVVNTVASTARQLDDGAARLATSMNEVRHGMLGQQSETDQAATAINEMTATVYHIAQHAGATRDLSQSADTLAGSGQEVVARVQRSIAGLSTGVQQTAEMIQRLAEDSQKINGVVNVIHSIAEQTNLLALNAAIEAARAGEMGRGFAVVADEVRNLAKRVQASTDEITLMVSALQAGTRDAVDFMQESSFKADDCVQQAQEAGAALAEITGAVAQMRESNTQIAVAAEQQSQVAEEMNRAVVSIRDVTENTVQQTVTSATTSNELAALAGELSKAIGQLKL; encoded by the coding sequence ATGGGTGCCTGGCTTAGCAACATCTCGCTGAAATACAAATTCTGGGCGGTCAACGCAGTCGCCTTCGTCACCACACTGCTGTTGGTGCTGTACGCCGTACACCTCGAACAACAGGCCCGTGTCCATGCGTCCCAAGCCTCGTCTCAGGCACAAGCACGATTGCTGGTCGACTGGCCTGCCGGGCAGCCTCTGCCCAAGGCCGACAACCTTCTGACGTTCGATCGCGGGCAGGCACCATCGCTGAATGGACAGCCCATGCTCGAACTCGTCGATGCAAACGGCTGGGTCGAGATCAACGCGATGCCGCTGTTCGGTGACAACCCGTTGATGGGCGCCGAAGTATTTACCCGCGCGGGTGGTCAGCAGGTTGCGGTCATCGCCCACGGTCCAAGCCTGAGCCAGGTGTTCAACGAACGTTTAGCCAACTACGCGGTGGCCGTGCTCATCCTGATGCTGGCAATGCTCGGCGCCTCGCAGTTGTTGATCCGCTTCCTGCTCAGCCAGCTCAACACCTTGAAAGACGTCATGCTGCACGTGGAGAAAACCGGCGACCTGTCGGCCCGCGTGCCACTGGCTTGCACTGACGAAGTCGGGCAGATGGCCAATGCCTTCAACGCCATGCAGGCCGGTTATCAAAGGGTGGTCAACACCGTCGCAAGCACCGCCCGGCAACTGGATGACGGCGCTGCGCGGCTGGCAACCAGCATGAATGAAGTGCGCCACGGCATGCTCGGCCAGCAGAGCGAAACCGATCAGGCGGCCACGGCGATCAATGAAATGACCGCCACGGTCTATCACATCGCCCAACACGCGGGTGCCACCCGTGACCTTTCGCAATCGGCCGATACCCTGGCCGGCAGCGGGCAGGAGGTCGTGGCGCGGGTGCAACGCTCGATTGCCGGACTGTCCACTGGCGTCCAGCAGACCGCCGAGATGATTCAGCGCCTGGCCGAGGACAGCCAAAAGATCAACGGCGTGGTCAACGTGATTCACAGCATCGCCGAGCAGACCAACCTGCTGGCACTGAACGCCGCCATCGAAGCGGCCCGGGCTGGCGAAATGGGGCGCGGGTTTGCGGTGGTTGCCGATGAAGTGCGCAACCTCGCCAAACGCGTGCAGGCCTCCACGGACGAAATCACCCTCATGGTCTCGGCACTGCAGGCCGGCACGCGGGACGCAGTGGATTTCATGCAGGAGAGCTCGTTCAAGGCCGACGACTGCGTGCAACAGGCGCAGGAGGCCGGGGCCGCATTGGCCGAAATCACCGGCGCGGTGGCGCAGATGCGTGAGAGCAACACGCAGATCGCGGTGGCGGCCGAGCAGCAAAGTCAGGTGGCGGAAGAGATGAACCGCGCGGTGGTGAGCATCCGTGACGTGACCGAGAACACGGTGCAGCAGACGGTAACCTCGGCGACCACCAGCAATGAACTGGCGGCGTTGGCCGGGGAGTTGAGCAAGGCGATAGGTCAGCTCAAACTTTAA
- the greB gene encoding transcription elongation factor GreB: MSRYRPPRTAGTALITPEGEARMRAEFHELWHVRRPQVTQAVSEAAAQGDRSENAEYTYGKKMLREIDSRVRFLTKRLEALKVVSEKPSDPNKVYFGAWVTIEDEDGKESRYRIVGPDELDLKQGLISIDSPLARALIGKALDAEVRVQTPTGEQCVYIVAIDYP, encoded by the coding sequence ATGAGCCGTTACCGCCCTCCCCGCACCGCCGGCACCGCACTGATCACCCCAGAAGGTGAAGCGCGGATGCGCGCCGAGTTCCATGAACTGTGGCATGTACGCCGTCCCCAGGTGACCCAGGCCGTCAGCGAAGCCGCGGCCCAGGGTGATCGCTCGGAGAACGCTGAATACACCTACGGCAAAAAGATGCTGCGAGAGATCGACAGCCGCGTGCGTTTTCTCACCAAACGCCTGGAAGCGCTCAAGGTCGTCAGCGAAAAACCCAGCGATCCGAACAAGGTCTATTTCGGCGCGTGGGTCACGATCGAGGACGAGGACGGCAAGGAATCGCGCTACCGCATTGTCGGGCCGGACGAACTGGACCTCAAACAGGGCCTGATCAGTATTGATTCGCCGCTGGCCCGCGCACTGATCGGCAAGGCACTGGACGCCGAAGTGCGGGTCCAGACACCGACCGGTGAGCAGTGTGTTTATATCGTGGCGATCGACTACCCGTGA
- a CDS encoding DoxX family protein produces the protein MSTLINKVLSTRAGYGLTVLRIVVGIVFAAHGSQKLFGAFGGYGLAGTAQYMESLGLTPGYLMATLAGGTEFFAGLALIIGLLVRPAALGLIFLSLVAIFTVHISHGLFMANNGYEFALALLGGSIAVLIEGAGKLSADRVIAG, from the coding sequence ATGAGCACACTGATCAACAAGGTACTGTCTACCCGCGCTGGCTACGGCCTGACGGTTCTGCGCATCGTCGTCGGTATCGTCTTCGCCGCCCACGGCTCGCAGAAACTCTTCGGGGCATTTGGTGGTTATGGCCTGGCGGGAACCGCGCAGTACATGGAAAGCCTCGGGCTGACACCGGGTTACCTGATGGCGACACTGGCGGGCGGTACCGAGTTCTTCGCCGGCCTGGCCTTGATCATCGGCCTGCTGGTTCGCCCGGCCGCGCTTGGTCTGATCTTCCTGTCGCTGGTGGCGATTTTCACGGTGCACATCAGCCACGGCCTGTTCATGGCCAACAACGGTTATGAATTCGCCCTGGCGTTGCTCGGTGGCAGTATCGCGGTATTGATCGAAGGTGCGGGCAAACTCTCGGCGGACCGTGTCATCGCCGGCTGA
- a CDS encoding Mpo1-like protein — translation MGKRHPNLPAWQWRAYPNNHQHPTNLVLHLIAVPLFIVAALLIVSGVFSLTLSNIAIGVIGVIAALALQRHGHSLETQAAEPFSDRKDAISRLLVEQFLTFPRFFLSGGWWRAWRERHRRR, via the coding sequence ATGGGCAAACGTCACCCCAACCTTCCCGCCTGGCAATGGCGAGCATACCCGAACAATCATCAGCACCCGACCAATCTGGTGTTGCACCTGATCGCGGTGCCGCTGTTCATTGTCGCGGCCCTGCTGATTGTGTCCGGGGTGTTCAGCCTGACCCTTTCGAACATCGCCATCGGCGTGATCGGCGTGATTGCAGCGCTGGCCTTGCAACGCCACGGCCACAGCCTGGAAACGCAAGCCGCCGAGCCGTTCAGTGACCGCAAGGATGCGATATCGCGCTTGTTGGTCGAGCAGTTCCTGACGTTTCCACGGTTCTTTCTCAGCGGTGGCTGGTGGCGCGCCTGGCGTGAACGCCACCGCCGTCGCTGA
- a CDS encoding thioesterase family protein — MRFCELLDAVRSQPMDLSIPASWAQGRASFGGLVAALQYEAMRARVPADRPVRSLAITFVGPVEPEVPVSFEVDVLREGKAVSQVLGRVMQKGQVVTLIQGSFGASRPSEVAVAAEPAPEMKHWDECQELPFIEGVIPEFMRHLAMRWSVGGLPFSGSTSRKMGGWVRLRGGEKEEAISEAHILALVDAWPPALMPFLKKPAMGSTLTWTIEFVQPLLELNTLDWCKYLVETEHAADGYGHAAAKMWSADGRLIAMSRQTVTVFA, encoded by the coding sequence ATGCGCTTTTGCGAACTACTTGACGCGGTCCGTAGCCAGCCGATGGACCTGTCTATCCCGGCCTCATGGGCCCAGGGGCGCGCCAGTTTTGGTGGCCTGGTGGCGGCTTTGCAGTACGAAGCCATGCGAGCCCGGGTGCCGGCGGATCGTCCGGTGCGCTCGCTGGCAATCACCTTTGTCGGGCCGGTCGAACCCGAGGTTCCGGTCAGTTTTGAAGTCGACGTATTGCGCGAAGGCAAGGCGGTCAGCCAGGTGCTGGGCCGGGTGATGCAGAAGGGGCAGGTGGTGACCTTGATCCAGGGCAGTTTTGGCGCCTCACGCCCCTCGGAAGTGGCGGTAGCCGCTGAACCGGCACCTGAAATGAAACACTGGGACGAGTGCCAGGAACTGCCTTTTATCGAAGGCGTTATCCCTGAGTTCATGCGGCACCTGGCGATGCGCTGGAGTGTCGGCGGGTTGCCGTTCAGCGGCAGCACATCCCGGAAAATGGGCGGTTGGGTACGCTTGCGTGGCGGCGAAAAAGAAGAGGCCATCAGCGAGGCGCATATCCTCGCGCTGGTGGACGCCTGGCCGCCGGCCCTGATGCCGTTTTTGAAGAAACCAGCGATGGGCAGCACGCTGACCTGGACCATCGAGTTCGTGCAGCCGTTACTGGAATTGAACACCCTGGACTGGTGCAAATACCTCGTTGAGACCGAGCACGCCGCCGACGGTTACGGGCATGCCGCTGCAAAAATGTGGAGCGCGGATGGCCGCTTGATTGCCATGAGCCGGCAAACGGTGACGGTGTTCGCCTGA
- a CDS encoding class I SAM-dependent methyltransferase yields the protein MNALNAVIRPAPITAHLTQRNPKILLGGKHQPTLLRYLDGWPRRTGGPAAFLIQFVEDGESLARFADDSFDLAVIQSPSLEDAPEMIRQLTRVARQGLITRR from the coding sequence ATGAATGCACTAAACGCCGTTATACGTCCCGCGCCGATCACGGCACACCTGACCCAGCGCAATCCAAAAATCCTGCTTGGCGGCAAACATCAGCCGACGCTCTTGCGTTATCTCGATGGCTGGCCACGTCGTACCGGCGGTCCCGCTGCCTTCCTGATCCAGTTTGTCGAAGACGGCGAGTCGCTTGCCCGTTTTGCCGACGACAGTTTCGATCTGGCGGTCATTCAATCCCCCAGTCTCGAAGACGCGCCTGAAATGATCAGGCAACTGACCCGTGTCGCCCGGCAAGGGCTGATTACGCGCCGTTGA